In Allomuricauda ruestringensis DSM 13258, the following proteins share a genomic window:
- the coaD gene encoding pantetheine-phosphate adenylyltransferase → MRRALFPGSFDPLTLGHYDIIKRGVTLFDELVIAIGINADKTYMFSLEERVKFIEEAFKDEPKIKVTTYKGMTVDFCKKIEANFILRGLRNPADFEFEKAIAHTNRKLSEIETVFLLTSSGKSYISSSIVRDVIRNGGDYTGLVPDTVVVKK, encoded by the coding sequence ATGAGACGCGCATTGTTTCCTGGTTCCTTTGACCCACTTACTTTAGGGCATTACGATATTATTAAAAGAGGGGTCACCCTGTTCGATGAATTGGTGATTGCCATCGGGATCAACGCGGATAAAACATATATGTTTTCGCTGGAAGAACGCGTTAAATTTATAGAAGAAGCGTTTAAAGACGAACCAAAAATCAAAGTGACCACCTACAAGGGAATGACCGTAGATTTTTGTAAAAAAATAGAAGCCAATTTTATATTAAGAGGATTGCGCAATCCAGCAGATTTTGAGTTTGAAAAAGCCATTGCCCACACCAACCGTAAACTGTCGGAAATCGAAACAGTTTTTTTATTGACATCTTCCGGCAAATCTTACATCAGCTCTTCCATAGTTCGCGATGTTATTAGAAATGGCGGCGACTATACTGGCTTAGTACCTGACACTGTTGTGGTAAAAAAATAA
- a CDS encoding D-alanine--D-alanine ligase: MKKNIAIIMGGYSSEYHISIKSGNVVYKYLDKKKYNAYRIVITKEKWFYLDASDNEIPIDKSDFSIKVNRDKVNFDCVFNAIHGTPGEDGLMQAYFELLGIPQTSCNHYEAALTFNKRDLLSTLKPYGVPCATSYYLNKGQSVDEDAIVRKVGLPCFVKANRAGSSYGISKVHKKEDLNTAIANAFKEDTQIIIESFLDGTEVSVGVITYRNEVTVLPATEIISENDFFDFEAKYMGKSQEITPARISNTQEANVRELAEYIYKTLGLKGYTRSEFIFIGDVPHLLEINTTPGLTEESLLPQQAKTAGISLEALFDSAIVEALR; this comes from the coding sequence ATGAAAAAGAACATTGCCATAATTATGGGCGGCTATTCCAGCGAGTACCATATTTCCATTAAAAGTGGAAATGTGGTGTACAAATATCTGGATAAAAAAAAGTACAATGCGTACCGAATCGTGATTACCAAAGAGAAATGGTTTTATTTGGATGCATCCGATAATGAGATACCTATTGATAAATCAGATTTCAGTATCAAGGTCAACAGGGACAAGGTTAATTTTGATTGTGTTTTCAACGCCATCCACGGAACACCGGGCGAAGATGGCCTAATGCAGGCTTACTTTGAACTTTTGGGCATTCCACAAACCTCTTGCAACCATTACGAAGCTGCGCTGACTTTTAACAAACGGGATTTGCTGAGTACGCTAAAGCCCTATGGAGTGCCTTGTGCAACTTCCTATTATTTGAACAAAGGGCAATCGGTGGACGAGGACGCCATTGTGAGAAAAGTAGGGCTTCCTTGCTTTGTTAAGGCCAACAGGGCGGGCAGCAGCTACGGAATATCCAAAGTGCATAAAAAGGAGGATTTGAACACGGCCATAGCAAATGCATTTAAAGAAGACACACAAATTATTATAGAATCTTTTTTGGATGGCACCGAAGTATCAGTCGGTGTGATTACCTATCGGAACGAAGTAACAGTGCTCCCAGCGACCGAGATTATTTCTGAAAACGATTTTTTTGATTTTGAGGCCAAATACATGGGCAAATCGCAAGAGATTACACCCGCAAGGATTTCCAATACACAGGAGGCCAATGTGAGGGAATTGGCGGAATATATCTACAAGACCTTGGGTTTAAAAGGCTACACTCGAAGTGAGTTTATTTTTATTGGTGATGTACCACATCTGCTCGAAATAAACACAACCCCGGGACTTACCGAGGAAAGCCTTCTGCCACAGCAGGCCAAAACAGCAGGAATTTCCCTTGAGGCACTTTTTGATAGCGCTATTGTTGAAGCTTTGCGATAG
- a CDS encoding PASTA domain-containing protein, whose amino-acid sequence MKNFFKFLKSKTFLIQLGLAALAVVVLVFLTLQWLKNTTNHGEFVEVPDFSKMSVMEMRKAVEEAGLRYQVLDSSNFNPDYPRFSILDQNPPAGNKVKSNRKIYFTVNPSGYKKVTVPDIIQVTQRNAASMLKAVGLDVERVTYIDELGKDMVYNMKYKGKYIKPGDKLPKTSKVELICGNGTIPGSARVQADSQ is encoded by the coding sequence ATGAAGAATTTTTTCAAATTTTTAAAAAGCAAGACTTTTTTGATTCAGCTTGGATTGGCAGCTTTGGCCGTTGTGGTCTTGGTGTTTCTTACTTTGCAATGGCTAAAGAACACCACCAACCATGGTGAATTTGTAGAAGTGCCCGATTTTTCCAAAATGTCGGTTATGGAGATGCGAAAAGCAGTCGAGGAAGCGGGACTCAGATATCAAGTGTTGGATTCTTCCAACTTTAACCCCGATTATCCCAGATTTTCCATTTTGGATCAAAATCCGCCCGCAGGGAACAAGGTTAAATCCAACCGAAAAATATATTTTACGGTAAACCCTTCTGGATACAAAAAGGTGACCGTCCCGGATATCATCCAAGTTACCCAACGGAATGCCGCTTCCATGCTCAAGGCCGTAGGTTTGGATGTGGAGCGCGTTACCTATATTGATGAGTTGGGGAAGGATATGGTGTACAACATGAAATACAAAGGAAAATACATAAAACCGGGAGATAAACTGCCCAAAACCTCCAAAGTGGAGTTGATTTGCGGAAATGGCACCATACCCGGTAGTGCTAGGGTACAGGCAGATTCCCAATAA
- a CDS encoding RluA family pseudouridine synthase produces the protein MNTPDNQDELSQDELYEHHGFVASKGQEPLRVDKFLMNFIENATRNKIQQAAKKGHIWVNGTIVKQNYKVKAGDEVKVMFEHPPYEFLLTPEDIPLDIVYEDDVLLVVNKPAGMVVHPGHGNYSGTLINALVYHFENLPNNSSDRPGLVHRIDKDTSGLLVIAKTESAMTHLAQQFFDKSSEREYVALVWGNVEEDEGTVEGHIARNPKNRLQMMVFPEGDEGKDAVTHYKVLERFGYVTLISCKLETGRTHQIRVHMKYIGHTLFNDERYGGDKILKGTTFTKYKQFVDNTFKVLPRQALHAKTLGFEHPVTGEFMRFDSELPEDMVNCIEKWRGYAKHHES, from the coding sequence ATGAATACTCCGGACAATCAAGATGAACTATCTCAAGATGAGCTGTACGAGCATCATGGTTTTGTGGCCTCCAAAGGTCAGGAACCTTTGCGCGTGGATAAATTCCTGATGAACTTTATCGAAAACGCTACGCGGAACAAAATTCAGCAAGCGGCCAAAAAAGGCCATATTTGGGTGAACGGTACCATTGTAAAACAAAATTACAAAGTAAAAGCGGGTGATGAGGTAAAAGTGATGTTCGAACATCCGCCCTATGAGTTTTTGTTAACGCCAGAAGACATTCCTTTGGACATTGTTTATGAGGATGATGTGCTTTTGGTGGTGAACAAGCCTGCCGGTATGGTGGTGCATCCTGGTCATGGTAATTACTCGGGCACATTGATTAATGCGCTTGTATACCATTTTGAAAACTTGCCGAACAATAGTTCCGATAGGCCCGGATTGGTACATCGCATCGATAAGGATACTTCTGGATTGCTGGTCATCGCCAAAACAGAATCCGCAATGACCCATTTGGCCCAGCAGTTTTTTGACAAGAGCAGTGAGCGTGAATACGTGGCCTTGGTTTGGGGCAATGTGGAAGAAGATGAAGGCACCGTAGAAGGTCATATAGCTCGAAACCCTAAAAACCGCCTGCAAATGATGGTTTTTCCAGAAGGTGACGAGGGTAAAGATGCCGTAACTCATTATAAGGTATTGGAACGTTTTGGCTACGTTACTTTGATTTCCTGCAAGCTGGAAACGGGAAGAACACATCAAATTAGGGTGCACATGAAATATATTGGGCATACCCTGTTCAACGATGAACGCTATGGGGGCGACAAAATTTTAAAGGGAACTACCTTTACCAAGTACAAACAATTTGTGGATAATACCTTTAAGGTGCTGCCCAGACAGGCCTTGCACGCCAAAACACTTGGCTTTGAACATCCTGTAACGGGTGAGTTTATGCGTTTTGATTCCGAACTGCCCGAGGATATGGTAAATTGTATTGAAAAGTGGCGTGGCTATGCCAAGCATCACGAATCATAG
- the yaaA gene encoding peroxide stress protein YaaA, with the protein MKIVISPAKSLDYDTALPTSKYSQPQFLEQAKKLNAVLKKKKPKALSRLMSISDKLADLNWERNQQFSLPFTVDNARPAVYAFNGDVYQGLDAYTISEDKLGRLQDTLRILSGLYGVLKPLDLIQPYRLEMGTQLKVGRKKNLYEFWKKQLTDYLNNELAEDELFVNLASNEYFSAVDDKNLKVPVIAPVFKDWKNDKLKVISFFAKKARGSMVRYILDTGAETLDDIKNFDYDGYLYSEEHTVKKNEPVFIR; encoded by the coding sequence ATGAAGATTGTGATATCTCCTGCAAAGTCACTTGATTACGATACGGCTTTGCCCACATCAAAATATAGTCAACCCCAATTCTTGGAACAAGCAAAAAAATTGAATGCAGTTTTAAAGAAGAAAAAACCAAAAGCATTGTCGAGGTTGATGTCCATTTCCGATAAGCTGGCGGACTTGAACTGGGAACGCAATCAACAATTTTCACTGCCCTTTACAGTTGATAATGCACGACCTGCCGTTTATGCTTTTAATGGCGATGTGTACCAAGGTTTGGATGCCTACACCATCTCTGAAGATAAATTAGGTCGTTTGCAGGATACTTTAAGAATTTTGTCCGGTTTATACGGCGTACTTAAACCTTTGGATTTGATTCAGCCCTACCGATTGGAAATGGGCACACAATTAAAGGTGGGCCGCAAAAAGAATTTGTACGAATTTTGGAAAAAACAGCTCACCGATTACCTGAACAATGAATTGGCCGAGGATGAGTTGTTCGTGAACTTGGCGAGCAACGAATACTTTAGTGCTGTGGACGATAAGAACCTTAAGGTTCCCGTGATTGCACCTGTCTTTAAAGATTGGAAAAATGATAAGCTGAAAGTCATTAGTTTTTTCGCCAAAAAAGCGCGTGGTTCCATGGTCCGTTATATCTTGGACACAGGAGCCGAAACGCTGGACGATATCAAGAATTTTGACTACGACGGCTATCTTTACAGTGAGGAGCACACGGTAAAGAAAAACGAACCCGTGTTCATCCGATAA
- a CDS encoding phosphoenolpyruvate carboxylase — protein sequence MQQTKRLEEFKKSVTNKFNIYNSLFLSLPYKNVENVGILIPLLLDQCEKGLKAGKEPQEILDVFFSNFVDIQDERERLDFMFRIIQYVERQVVLYDSVEDSAFPKLQEYSSSLTIKDYFELVNRTKNWDKVSKKLSTFSARIVLTAHPTQFYTPAVLDIIAELRSLIDEDRIHDIDVTLQQLGLTSLINAKKPTPLDEAKNIIYILRNTYYDAVGELYQYVKGNIKDEKFENYNLMKLGFWPGGDRDGNPFVTADITKQVADELRLTLMKCYYNELKDLRKKLTFKGMQGHLNELSGKMYQAMFDPNAAISYEGIIEHLSAVREELIEHYHGLYLNELDQFIDKVHIFKTHFATLDIRQDHSKHKLVVETVLKKQGAIKESLDELKEKELVDLLLQGDYKLNPKDFDDDIVKDTILNIQNLKAIQDKNGEDGCNRYIISNSEDIFSVLFVFGLFRWCGWDEKEITFDIVPLFETMNGMDASEEVMQTLFDIPQYRKHLERRRDIHTIMLGFSDGTKDGGYLKANWSILKTKETLSKVCKKNGINAIFFDGRGGPPARGGGKTHRFYAAQTKDVANHEIQLTIQGQTITSTYGTKEQFIHNSEQMLTAGISNNLFGKEHTISAAQRKLIEELSELSFGKYDSLKQHEKFIPYLENRSTLKYYTKANIGSRPGKRGNKKQLTLSDLRAISFVGSWSQLKQNVPGYFGLGSALMQLKEEGRLNEVKKLYKEVPFFKALMLNSMMSLAKTNFDLTSYMKDDPEFGDFWNILHDEFQLSKKMLLQISGLKILMEDEAVSRESVKIREKIVLPLLVIQQNALYHITQNSEYKELYEKIVTRSLYGNINASRNSA from the coding sequence ATGCAGCAGACTAAACGGTTAGAAGAGTTTAAAAAATCGGTAACCAATAAGTTTAATATCTATAATAGCCTTTTCCTTAGCTTGCCATACAAGAACGTAGAAAATGTGGGAATTCTTATCCCTCTTTTGCTCGATCAGTGCGAGAAAGGGCTAAAGGCAGGCAAGGAACCCCAAGAGATTCTGGATGTATTCTTTTCCAACTTCGTGGATATTCAAGACGAACGGGAACGATTGGATTTTATGTTCCGTATCATTCAATACGTAGAGCGCCAAGTGGTGCTGTACGATAGTGTTGAGGATTCCGCATTTCCCAAACTTCAGGAGTACAGTAGTTCGTTGACCATTAAGGATTATTTTGAGTTGGTAAACCGTACCAAAAACTGGGACAAGGTCTCCAAAAAATTATCAACCTTTAGTGCGCGTATTGTTTTAACGGCACATCCCACGCAGTTTTACACCCCGGCCGTTTTGGACATCATTGCAGAGCTTCGTTCGTTGATTGATGAAGATAGGATTCATGATATTGATGTAACCCTGCAACAATTGGGTTTGACCTCTTTGATCAATGCTAAAAAACCTACGCCCTTGGATGAGGCGAAAAATATCATCTATATTCTTCGTAACACCTATTATGATGCTGTTGGAGAACTCTACCAATATGTAAAAGGCAACATTAAGGATGAAAAGTTTGAGAACTACAACCTTATGAAGCTTGGATTTTGGCCAGGGGGTGACCGAGATGGAAACCCATTTGTAACGGCCGATATCACCAAACAAGTGGCCGACGAACTCAGGCTCACCTTAATGAAGTGCTATTACAACGAATTGAAGGACCTCCGTAAAAAATTGACCTTTAAAGGAATGCAAGGGCATCTTAATGAGTTGAGCGGTAAAATGTACCAGGCCATGTTCGATCCCAATGCGGCAATTTCCTACGAAGGCATTATTGAACATTTAAGTGCAGTGAGAGAAGAGCTGATCGAACATTATCACGGCTTATATTTGAATGAGTTGGATCAGTTTATAGATAAGGTCCACATCTTTAAAACACATTTTGCAACCTTGGATATCCGTCAAGATCACAGCAAACATAAATTGGTGGTGGAAACCGTGCTTAAAAAGCAAGGGGCCATCAAGGAAAGTTTGGATGAACTCAAGGAAAAGGAGTTGGTGGATTTATTGCTCCAAGGTGATTACAAACTTAATCCAAAGGATTTTGATGATGACATTGTAAAAGATACCATTCTCAATATTCAAAACTTGAAAGCAATTCAGGATAAAAACGGTGAAGATGGATGTAACCGTTATATCATCAGTAATTCCGAAGATATTTTTTCCGTGTTGTTCGTATTTGGATTGTTCAGATGGTGCGGTTGGGACGAGAAAGAAATCACTTTTGATATTGTTCCATTGTTCGAAACAATGAACGGTATGGATGCTTCCGAGGAAGTGATGCAAACCTTGTTCGATATTCCACAATATAGAAAGCACCTGGAACGAAGAAGAGATATCCATACGATCATGCTCGGATTTTCCGATGGTACCAAAGATGGAGGTTACTTAAAAGCCAACTGGTCTATTTTGAAGACCAAGGAAACCTTGAGTAAAGTCTGCAAGAAAAACGGGATCAATGCCATTTTCTTTGATGGTAGGGGAGGGCCACCGGCAAGGGGTGGAGGTAAGACCCATAGGTTCTACGCCGCCCAGACCAAGGATGTGGCCAATCACGAGATTCAGCTTACCATTCAAGGGCAGACCATTACCAGTACCTACGGAACCAAGGAGCAGTTTATTCATAATTCTGAGCAAATGCTCACAGCCGGGATAAGCAACAACCTTTTTGGTAAAGAGCACACCATTTCTGCAGCGCAACGTAAACTTATTGAAGAACTTTCCGAACTAAGTTTTGGAAAGTATGATTCGTTGAAGCAACACGAAAAATTTATTCCGTATTTAGAGAATAGGAGTACTTTAAAATATTATACCAAAGCCAATATAGGTAGTAGGCCTGGTAAACGTGGGAACAAAAAGCAGTTGACACTATCCGACCTACGCGCCATTTCGTTTGTAGGTTCTTGGAGCCAGTTAAAACAGAATGTCCCGGGGTATTTTGGGTTAGGTTCCGCCCTTATGCAGTTAAAAGAAGAAGGGCGATTGAACGAGGTTAAAAAACTTTACAAAGAGGTTCCTTTCTTTAAAGCGTTAATGCTGAACAGTATGATGTCCCTGGCCAAAACCAATTTTGATTTGACCAGTTATATGAAGGATGATCCCGAATTTGGGGACTTCTGGAACATTTTACACGATGAATTCCAATTGTCAAAAAAGATGTTGCTACAGATTTCCGGTCTTAAAATTTTGATGGAAGACGAAGCCGTATCAAGAGAATCGGTGAAAATCAGGGAAAAGATTGTATTGCCATTGTTGGTGATTCAGCAAAATGCCTTGTATCACATTACCCAAAATTCAGAATACAAAGAACTCTACGAAAAAATTGTAACGCGTTCGTTGTACGGAAACATTAATGCAAGTAGGAACTCGGCTTAG
- a CDS encoding uracil-DNA glycosylase family protein, producing MSSQLFKHTHPYDPFLLSEATKLIVGTLPPPRFTTGELKAQDVDFCYGSCNGQLWPILDRIFDLGLKYETSNEAVEQRKRFLIENKIGVCDIVESAEREKIDASDLGMQNVVLRDLVGYLQAYPNIQTVLFMGGNSKNGPEYFFRRQLKAHGLKLKVVSNEVPRIHHLKLSSPMSVQAESRMVKTVSLTAPSGAANRAVGSLQAYKDLKNKNPDFNTLDFRVMQYREFFID from the coding sequence TTGAGCTCACAACTTTTTAAGCATACCCATCCCTATGACCCCTTTTTATTGTCAGAGGCGACCAAACTGATTGTAGGTACCCTGCCGCCACCTCGTTTTACCACAGGAGAACTTAAGGCACAAGATGTTGATTTCTGTTATGGCAGTTGCAATGGACAACTTTGGCCCATTCTTGATAGAATCTTCGATTTGGGGCTGAAATATGAAACCTCAAATGAAGCCGTTGAGCAACGCAAGCGTTTTCTGATTGAAAATAAAATTGGGGTCTGCGATATTGTAGAAAGTGCCGAACGCGAAAAAATTGATGCCTCCGATTTGGGTATGCAAAATGTGGTTCTTCGGGATTTGGTCGGGTATTTGCAAGCGTACCCCAACATTCAAACAGTGTTGTTCATGGGTGGCAACAGCAAAAATGGTCCGGAATATTTCTTTCGCAGACAGTTGAAAGCGCATGGTCTTAAACTGAAAGTAGTATCCAATGAGGTGCCTCGAATCCATCATTTGAAACTTTCAAGTCCAATGTCAGTTCAAGCAGAGTCGAGAATGGTTAAGACCGTCTCATTGACGGCACCTTCGGGAGCTGCCAACCGAGCCGTTGGAAGTTTACAGGCCTACAAAGATTTAAAAAACAAAAACCCTGATTTCAATACCCTTGATTTTAGGGTGATGCAATATCGGGAGTTTTTTATTGATTAG
- a CDS encoding autotransporter outer membrane beta-barrel domain-containing protein: MKNLYIILIIPFVCQFGFSQDLIVTTSNDSINCKITKVKRDQIFFVFKKNSEVQSTLIPLKNVASYRYDFYEEPNISKDEIPGSNKNSGFRIGVNAGYSYDPGKDYDSGSSELNNYFDKLRSGYHIEGSTIYLFDEYFGLGVRYSYYNANNELIGAFEDPSIVYRDDITVNFIGPQFSLRFLNQSKKNAFFLNSSIGYLSYKNEQDYSNPVKITGNAIGFVSEVGYDIGIAENWSLGLQIGITAGRVKKVTFDDGTSTEEIELPKNQRPQGSGRIDFGMGLRYYP, encoded by the coding sequence ATGAAAAACCTCTACATAATTTTAATTATTCCCTTTGTGTGCCAATTTGGCTTTTCCCAAGATTTAATAGTTACTACATCCAACGATTCAATCAATTGTAAAATCACCAAAGTAAAAAGGGATCAAATTTTTTTTGTCTTCAAAAAGAATAGCGAAGTACAAAGTACATTGATTCCTTTAAAGAATGTGGCATCATATAGATATGATTTTTATGAGGAACCCAATATTTCTAAAGATGAAATACCCGGGTCCAATAAAAATTCAGGTTTTAGAATCGGAGTCAATGCGGGGTATAGTTATGACCCGGGAAAAGATTATGATTCAGGATCTTCTGAACTGAACAACTATTTTGACAAACTAAGGTCAGGGTATCATATAGAGGGTAGCACTATTTATTTGTTCGATGAATATTTTGGATTAGGTGTCAGATATAGCTATTACAATGCCAACAATGAATTAATTGGTGCGTTCGAAGACCCATCAATAGTCTACAGAGATGATATAACTGTCAATTTTATAGGACCTCAGTTCAGTTTGAGATTTTTAAATCAATCCAAAAAGAATGCTTTCTTTCTAAATTCCTCTATAGGCTACCTATCTTACAAAAATGAGCAAGATTATTCCAATCCAGTCAAAATCACAGGAAATGCCATAGGATTTGTTTCTGAAGTGGGATATGACATTGGTATTGCCGAAAATTGGTCGTTGGGACTGCAAATAGGAATAACAGCGGGAAGGGTGAAGAAAGTCACCTTTGATGATGGAACCTCTACTGAAGAAATTGAATTGCCAAAAAACCAACGCCCCCAAGGAAGTGGACGAATAGATTTTGGGATGGGTCTTAGGTACTATCCCTAA
- a CDS encoding M20/M25/M40 family metallo-hydrolase, with protein MKKILSLVSLLLTFSLSAQDDVAVKSQVAHAINEIREFIAIPNDALDAADIDRNIMWLKRKFGDRGFNTAVLDTEGLPLFFAATPVSGEKPTVLIYMHFDGQSVDPSKWDQPNPYQVVLKAPKDGGFETVSFDELGDDINYDWRLFGRSTSDDKSPIVMLLNAMDLLKKDGKEIPFNIKVILDSEEEKSSKPLPAAVKQYRELLESDFLMIVDGPVHASENPTVVYGCRGITTLTLTTYGPIKPQHSGHYGNYAPNPGFQLAQLLATMKDTEGRVTIPGYYDGISIDEKTDSILKSVPDSDEAIAEKLQFKTAEKVGSYYQEALQYPSLNIRGLGSGWVGDKARTIVPESATAELDLRLVVESDGDRLKNLVKDHITKQGYKVLDHIPSKEERMQFDKIITVAEGSVTDAFRTDLDNPYGKFIVNTLNKSFEEEVIQIRTMGGTVPISPFINELKIPAFIVPVVNPDNNQHSPNENIKIGQLAYGIKAFYGILSSKMNKNIPD; from the coding sequence ATGAAAAAAATACTATCCCTAGTTTCCCTGTTGTTAACTTTTTCCCTTTCGGCGCAAGATGATGTTGCCGTAAAATCACAGGTGGCACATGCCATTAACGAGATTCGTGAATTTATAGCCATTCCCAACGATGCGCTGGATGCTGCGGATATTGACCGAAACATTATGTGGCTAAAACGAAAGTTCGGGGACAGGGGCTTCAATACTGCCGTTTTGGATACAGAGGGGCTTCCTCTGTTTTTTGCGGCCACGCCTGTGAGCGGTGAAAAACCTACGGTACTTATTTATATGCATTTTGATGGGCAATCCGTAGACCCATCCAAATGGGATCAACCCAATCCTTACCAGGTGGTTTTGAAAGCACCGAAAGATGGTGGGTTTGAAACGGTTTCCTTTGATGAACTGGGTGACGATATCAACTACGATTGGCGTTTATTTGGGCGATCTACTTCGGATGATAAATCACCTATTGTGATGCTCTTGAACGCCATGGATTTATTAAAGAAAGATGGCAAAGAAATTCCTTTTAACATAAAAGTGATTTTGGACAGTGAAGAGGAGAAGAGCAGCAAACCCTTGCCCGCTGCCGTGAAGCAGTACCGCGAACTTTTGGAATCCGATTTTTTGATGATCGTAGACGGACCTGTTCATGCTTCGGAAAATCCAACGGTGGTTTATGGGTGCCGTGGCATCACCACCTTGACACTTACCACCTATGGGCCCATAAAACCACAGCATAGTGGACATTATGGTAATTACGCTCCAAATCCAGGGTTCCAATTGGCACAATTACTGGCCACCATGAAAGATACCGAAGGTAGAGTGACCATTCCCGGCTATTACGATGGTATTTCCATTGACGAAAAAACTGATTCCATATTAAAAAGTGTTCCTGATAGTGACGAGGCCATTGCAGAGAAACTTCAGTTTAAAACTGCCGAAAAAGTGGGCAGTTATTATCAAGAAGCCCTGCAATACCCATCCTTGAACATTCGTGGATTGGGCTCGGGCTGGGTTGGCGACAAGGCACGAACCATTGTTCCTGAAAGCGCTACCGCTGAACTGGATTTGAGGTTGGTAGTAGAGAGTGATGGAGATCGTCTTAAAAACTTAGTAAAGGACCATATCACTAAACAGGGATACAAAGTATTGGACCATATACCTTCCAAAGAGGAGCGTATGCAGTTTGATAAAATTATAACCGTAGCCGAAGGAAGCGTAACCGATGCTTTCCGCACCGATCTGGATAATCCTTATGGCAAGTTTATCGTAAACACTTTAAACAAAAGTTTTGAGGAAGAGGTCATTCAAATCCGTACCATGGGTGGCACAGTGCCAATCTCGCCTTTTATCAACGAATTGAAAATTCCTGCCTTTATTGTACCTGTAGTGAACCCTGATAACAACCAACATAGCCCAAACGAGAATATCAAAATTGGTCAGTTGGCCTATGGTATTAAGGCGTTTTATGGGATTCTTTCTTCTAAAATGAATAAAAATATACCAGATTAG
- the trpA gene encoding tryptophan synthase subunit alpha, which produces MNRIKQKLQEDKKILSIYFSAGYPNLNDTVKIIEDLEKSGVDLIEIGLPFSDPLADGPTIQESSTAALKNGMNTALLFEQLKDIRKTVSIPLILMGYFNPVLQYGVEEFCTKCEEIGIDGLILPDLPLDVYNEEYEAIFKKHGLINVFLITPQTSDERIKAIDEASEGFIYMVSSASTTGAKQGFGTEQSAYFERIANMQLKNPQIVGFGISNAETFVQATEKAKGAIIGSAFIKHLTENGVDGIGDFVRQIG; this is translated from the coding sequence ATGAACAGAATCAAACAAAAACTACAAGAGGACAAAAAAATCCTCTCCATATACTTTTCGGCTGGTTATCCCAATTTGAACGACACCGTTAAAATCATCGAAGATTTGGAAAAAAGTGGGGTCGACCTCATCGAAATAGGGCTTCCGTTCAGTGACCCTTTGGCCGATGGCCCAACCATTCAGGAAAGCTCCACCGCTGCGTTAAAAAATGGAATGAACACGGCTTTGCTCTTTGAGCAATTAAAAGACATTCGCAAAACGGTTTCCATTCCTTTGATCCTAATGGGTTATTTTAATCCAGTACTTCAATATGGTGTGGAGGAGTTTTGCACTAAATGTGAAGAAATTGGTATTGATGGACTCATTCTACCAGACCTTCCTTTAGATGTTTACAACGAGGAATACGAAGCCATTTTCAAAAAACACGGACTGATCAACGTCTTTTTAATTACCCCACAAACTAGCGATGAACGTATCAAAGCTATTGATGAAGCCTCCGAGGGTTTTATTTATATGGTAAGTTCCGCGAGTACTACGGGAGCCAAACAAGGTTTTGGAACGGAACAATCAGCCTATTTTGAGCGTATTGCCAACATGCAGTTGAAAAACCCTCAAATTGTTGGGTTTGGCATTAGTAATGCGGAAACTTTTGTTCAAGCAACGGAAAAAGCCAAAGGAGCTATCATTGGTTCGGCCTTCATCAAACATTTAACAGAAAATGGAGTGGACGGTATTGGTGACTTTGTGAGGCAAATTGGTTAA